The Flavobacteriales bacterium genome includes a region encoding these proteins:
- a CDS encoding GIY-YIG nuclease family protein, giving the protein MYSLYILHSDKLNGYYIGYTSLSVEERLYKHLHSKKGHTAKATDWKVVYVETYPTKQEAMQREKQLKAWKSKTRIIELIFRSSTD; this is encoded by the coding sequence ATGTACTCATTGTATATTTTACATTCTGATAAATTAAACGGATATTACATCGGATACACTTCTTTATCTGTTGAAGAAAGGCTTTACAAACATCTGCATTCAAAAAAAGGACATACCGCAAAAGCTACCGACTGGAAAGTGGTGTATGTAGAAACTTACCCAACAAAACAAGAAGCCATGCAACGTGAAAAGCAATTAAAGGCTTGGAAAAGTAAAACTCGGATTATAGAATTAATCTTTCGTAGCTCAACTGATTAG
- a CDS encoding GIY-YIG nuclease family protein, producing the protein MYSLYILHSDKLNGYYIGYTSLSVEERLYKHLHSKKGHTAKATDWKVVYVETYPTKQEAMQREKQLKAWKSKTRIIELIFRSSTD; encoded by the coding sequence ATGTACTCATTGTATATTTTACATTCCGATAAATTAAACGGATATTACATCGGATACACTTCTTTATCTGTTGAAGAAAGGCTTTACAAACATCTGCATTCAAAAAAAGGACATACCGCAAAAGCTACCGACTGGAAAGTGGTGTATGTAGAAACTTACCCAACAAAACAAGAAGCCATGCAACGTGAAAAGCAATTAAAGGCTTGGAAAAGTAAAACTCGGATTATAGAATTAATCTTTCGTAGCTCAACTGATTAG
- a CDS encoding DUF1801 domain-containing protein, producing MASIQNVRFKTLEEFFDYLPPDELKISRFLYELTQDCLPFSTNKLSFNVPYFYGHRAICFIWPGSVLWGKKRTYKGVRFGLTSGHLLNDETQYFKLESRKFVSYRDFENIHEIDIDLLKSLLFEAWDIDQSKKSK from the coding sequence GTGGCATCTATACAAAACGTACGGTTTAAAACGCTTGAAGAATTTTTTGATTATTTACCACCTGACGAATTGAAAATCAGTCGGTTTCTTTATGAGTTAACTCAAGATTGTTTGCCTTTTTCAACAAACAAACTATCGTTTAATGTCCCCTATTTTTACGGTCATCGTGCAATTTGTTTCATTTGGCCGGGCAGCGTTTTATGGGGTAAAAAAAGAACCTACAAAGGCGTGCGGTTTGGGCTTACTTCAGGGCATTTACTGAACGATGAAACCCAGTATTTCAAATTGGAAAGCCGAAAATTCGTTTCTTATCGTGATTTTGAAAACATCCATGAAATTGACATTGATTTGTTAAAATCGCTTTTGTTTGAGGCATGGGATATTGATCAATCAAAAAAAAGTAAATAA
- a CDS encoding T9SS type A sorting domain-containing protein → MPRNKERIFENQSKYDKTFLLIEWQLPKLQKKVMRSLLKTILLWLSANLCFAQNWQMFPLDSLRVFVNETEQISNSRYSNLLSGIDFRDYQTNEDTTIIDLARFARAKSSDISMNQYGWYYDGMSNFGSKIVTTPSKTTLIFTSKYGSQKDSLIFLRTPEINNEWVVFNNSDLEINAKVMSKHGQDGDSILTISLEVKSKNRGIRNFLMEISKEKGLLKSPVFYDILMDSEDLSSLKEVDFIGYKEKTKKDFFFIEPGTEFQLNSLWETDGTRYELSVFNDTSKYIVYHHEHETKWHEQSQHYYFTYSDGYHGHTDFVQEADDSTIANPLPSQRFYKNDTAFHPSLFVNGYFTDCGKQVITKIAMPIKPYVWISEDSIVVNPEMMDLSSEWFDYMESVGLVRYYLDAMNSYYSTDLGYAKFPNGCEMGEKHFRFTSVENRSLKTIDLYPNPTTDFINLDIEEKVNEIMAVSLDGRQTVLIFENDKIDVSKLESGIYVVEIKTDSGVLRGKVVKL, encoded by the coding sequence ATGCCACGCAACAAAGAACGTATTTTTGAAAATCAATCAAAATATGACAAAACATTTCTGCTAATTGAATGGCAACTTCCTAAATTGCAAAAAAAAGTCATGAGAAGTTTACTAAAAACCATTTTGCTGTGGCTTTCTGCCAACCTTTGTTTTGCCCAAAATTGGCAAATGTTTCCGCTGGATAGTTTACGTGTTTTTGTGAACGAAACCGAACAGATTTCAAACTCTAGGTATTCAAATTTGCTATCTGGAATTGATTTTAGAGATTACCAAACCAATGAAGACACAACCATTATTGACCTCGCTCGGTTTGCCCGTGCCAAGAGTTCTGATATTTCCATGAATCAATATGGATGGTATTATGATGGAATGTCCAACTTTGGAAGTAAAATAGTTACTACACCTTCTAAAACTACGTTGATTTTTACCTCCAAATACGGTTCTCAAAAGGATAGTCTCATTTTTTTACGGACACCTGAAATCAACAACGAATGGGTTGTTTTCAATAATAGTGACCTTGAAATTAATGCTAAAGTAATGAGCAAACATGGGCAAGACGGAGATTCTATTTTAACTATTAGTTTGGAGGTTAAATCAAAAAACCGGGGTATTAGAAATTTTCTAATGGAAATTTCAAAAGAAAAAGGTTTGCTAAAGAGCCCTGTTTTTTATGATATTCTTATGGATTCGGAAGATTTAAGTAGTCTGAAAGAAGTTGATTTTATTGGCTATAAAGAAAAAACAAAAAAGGATTTCTTTTTTATTGAACCAGGAACTGAGTTCCAGTTAAATTCTTTGTGGGAAACCGACGGAACAAGATATGAATTATCAGTTTTTAATGACACCTCAAAATACATTGTGTATCATCACGAACACGAAACAAAGTGGCATGAACAATCACAACACTATTATTTTACATATAGCGATGGTTATCATGGGCATACGGACTTTGTTCAGGAGGCTGATGACAGCACCATTGCGAATCCGTTGCCAAGTCAGCGTTTCTACAAAAACGATACAGCTTTCCATCCAAGCCTATTTGTAAACGGATATTTTACAGACTGCGGAAAACAGGTTATTACAAAAATTGCCATGCCCATCAAACCGTACGTTTGGATTTCGGAAGATTCGATAGTTGTTAATCCCGAAATGATGGATTTAAGTAGCGAATGGTTTGATTATATGGAAAGTGTAGGGCTGGTAAGGTATTATTTGGATGCAATGAATAGTTATTATTCGACAGATTTGGGATATGCCAAGTTTCCGAATGGATGCGAGATGGGGGAGAAACATTTTCGGTTTACTTCGGTGGAAAACCGAAGTTTAAAAACAATCGACCTTTACCCCAACCCAACCACTGATTTTATAAACTTGGACATCGAAGAAAAAGTGAATGAAATTATGGCCGTTTCGTTGGATGGCCGACAGACAGTCTTGATTTTTGAAAACGACAAAATAGATGTTTCCAAATTGGAATCAGGAATTTATGTGGTGGAGATAAAAACCGATTCAGGCGTGTTGAGAGGGAAGGTTGTGAAATTGTAA